A portion of the Pseudomonas sp. PSE14 genome contains these proteins:
- a CDS encoding Ldh family oxidoreductase — translation MTRLSLEALRELSVAILRHHGFSEPHVQAVTDTVLAGERDGCTSHGVWRLLGCIHTARAGKVSLDAVPELSEPAPALVRVDAKGGFSQCAFDLGLPKLVEKTRSQGIAALAINHCVHFSALWVEIERITAHGLVALAVTPAQAYVAPAGGTRPLFGTNPIAFGWPRAGQNPYVFDFATTVVARGEIQLHEREGKAIPLGWGIDADGNPSTDPGAVLEGAMLTFGGHKGSALATMVELIAGPLIGDLTSAESSVFDAGTKSSPYHGELLIAIDPTRFLGADAAQHLARAETLFESIVDMGARLPSQRRFAARERSLAGGVEISDSLVADLQGLLA, via the coding sequence TGCGCCACCACGGTTTCAGCGAACCCCACGTGCAGGCAGTGACCGACACCGTGCTGGCCGGTGAGCGCGATGGCTGTACGTCCCATGGCGTCTGGCGGTTGCTGGGTTGCATCCATACGGCGCGCGCCGGCAAGGTGTCGCTCGATGCCGTGCCGGAGCTTTCGGAGCCCGCGCCGGCGCTGGTGCGCGTCGATGCCAAGGGCGGCTTCTCGCAGTGCGCTTTCGATCTTGGCTTGCCGAAGCTGGTGGAGAAGACGCGCAGCCAGGGCATCGCCGCATTGGCGATCAATCATTGCGTGCACTTCTCGGCGCTCTGGGTGGAGATCGAGCGGATCACCGCCCACGGCCTGGTGGCGCTGGCGGTCACGCCGGCCCAGGCCTACGTGGCGCCGGCGGGCGGAACGCGGCCGTTGTTCGGCACCAATCCCATCGCGTTCGGCTGGCCGCGGGCCGGGCAGAACCCCTACGTCTTCGATTTCGCCACCACGGTCGTGGCGCGTGGGGAAATCCAGCTGCACGAGCGCGAGGGCAAGGCGATTCCGCTGGGCTGGGGCATCGATGCCGACGGCAACCCCAGCACCGACCCTGGCGCCGTGCTCGAGGGCGCCATGCTGACCTTCGGTGGGCACAAGGGCTCGGCACTGGCGACCATGGTCGAGCTGATCGCCGGGCCCTTGATTGGCGACCTGACCAGTGCCGAGTCCTCGGTCTTCGATGCCGGGACGAAGTCGTCGCCTTATCACGGCGAACTGCTGATCGCCATCGACCCCACGCGCTTCCTTGGCGCCGATGCCGCGCAGCACCTGGCGCGGGCGGAGACGCTGTTCGAATCCATCGTCGACATGGGCGCGCGCCTACCCTCGCAACGCCGCTTCGCCGCGCGTGAGCGCAGCCTGGCCGGGGGCGTGGAGATCAGCGATTCGCTGGTTGCCGATTTGCAGGGGCTGTTGGCGTAG